One part of the Phragmites australis chromosome 3, lpPhrAust1.1, whole genome shotgun sequence genome encodes these proteins:
- the LOC133911405 gene encoding uncharacterized protein LOC133911405 isoform X1 yields MWVTSMPQVWDEEGAAKGGVVTPAPAAAMLGSLAGWLSRTVQPQPPAPRVCGTEGGPPVTAPRLRLRDGRHLAYCESGVPKDKARFKVVFSHGFTGSREDSVRASQEVAEELGVYMVGFDRAGYGESDPNPNRSVKSAALDVEELADALGLGPKFYVIGISLGCHAVWGALKYIPDRIAGAAMMAPVVNYWWPGFPADLTAEVYAKQEVGDQWALRVSHHAPGILHWWMEQSWLPTSTVVANTTHLPNERDAEIRRTLTADGTLQKKRELATQQGIHESYYRDMMVMFGKWEFDPMSLPKPPCPVHLWQGDEDGLVPVVLQRYLVSRLSWVNYHELPRTGHFLSSVPGLGDTVLRTLFG; encoded by the exons ATGTGGGTGACGTCGATGCCGCAGGTGTGGGACGAGGAGGGTGCCGCCAAGGGCGGCGTGGTGAcgcccgcgccggccgccgcgatGCTGGGCTCGCTCGCGGGATGGCTGTCCCGCACCGTGCAGCCGCAGCCGCCCGCGCCCAGGGTGTGCGGCACCGAGGGCGGCCCGCCCGTGACGGCGCCCAGGCTCCGGCTGCGCGACGGCCGGCACCTGGCCTACTGCGAGAGCGGCGTGCCCAAGGACAAGGCGCGCTTCAAGGTCGTCTTCTCGCACGGGTTCACCGGCTCCCGCGAAGACAGCGTCCGAGCCTCGCAG GAAGTGGCCGAAGAACTGGGCGTGTACATGGTGGGCTTCGATCGCGCAGGATACGGCGAGAGCGACCCAAACCCCAACCGCTCTGTGAAGAGCGCCGCTCTCGACGTCGAGGAACTCGCGGACGCACTGGGGTTGGGCCCCAAGTTCTACGTGATCGGCATCTCCCTTGGCTGCCATGCCGTTTGGGGCGCCCTCAAGTACATCCCCGACAG GATCGCTGGGGCGGCGATGATGGCGCCGGTGGTGAACTACTGGTGGCCGGGGTTCCCCGCCGACCTGACCGCCGAGGTGTACGCCAAGCAGGAGGTGGGCGACCAGTGGGCGCTGCGCGTGTCACATCACGCCCCCGGCATCCTCCACTGGTGGATGGAGCAGAGCTGGCTCCCCACCTCCACCGTCGTCGCCAACACCACCCACCTGCCCAACGAGCGCGACGCCGAGATCCGCCGCACCCTCACCGCGGACGGCACGCTCCAGAAG AAGAGGGAGCTGGCGACGCAGCAAGGCATCCACGAGTCGTACTACCGCGACATGATGGTCATGTTCGGGAAGTGGGAGTTCGACCCCATGAGCCTCCCGAAGCCGCCGTGCCCCGTGCATCTGTGGCAGGGCGACGAGGACGGGCTGGTGCCGGTGGTGTTGCAGAGATACCTCGTCAGCCGGCTCAGCTGGGTCAACTACCATGAGCTCCCCCGCACCGGGCACTTCCTGTCGTCGGTGCCCGGGCTGGGGGACACCGTTCTTAGGACCCTTTTCGGTTGA
- the LOC133911405 gene encoding uncharacterized protein LOC133911405 isoform X2, with translation MELLAKAPVLSCGGKRGGGGAAGLPMGPLVGALGRCIFRAVPPPSAPRVCGTPGGPPVTAPRVRLRDGRHLAYAESGVRKEDARFRVVLSHGFTGSRLDTLRAAPEVAEELGVYMVGFDRAGYGESDPNPNRSVKSAALDVEELADALGLGPKFYVIGISLGCHAVWGALKYIPDRIAGAAMMAPVVNYWWPGFPADLTAEVYAKQEVGDQWALRVSHHAPGILHWWMEQSWLPTSTVVANTTHLPNERDAEIRRTLTADGTLQKKRELATQQGIHESYYRDMMVMFGKWEFDPMSLPKPPCPVHLWQGDEDGLVPVVLQRYLVSRLSWVNYHELPRTGHFLSSVPGLGDTVLRTLFG, from the exons ATGGAGCTGCTAGCCAAGGCGCCCGTGCTGAGCTGCGGCGGGAAGAGGGGAGGCGGAGGCGCGGCGGGGTTGCCCATGGGCCCGCTCGTGGGCGCGCTGGGCAGGTGCATCTTCAgggccgtgccgccgccgtccgCGCCAAGGGTCTGCGGGACGCCGGGGGGCCCGCCGGTGACGGCGCCGAGGGTGCGGCTCAGGGACGGGCGGCACCTGGCGTACGCGGAGTCGGGGGTGCGGAAGGAGGACGCGCGGTTCAGGGTCGTCCTCTCCCACGGGTTCACCGGCTCCCGCCTCGACACCCTCCGCGCCGCGCCG GAAGTGGCCGAAGAACTGGGCGTGTACATGGTGGGCTTCGATCGCGCAGGATACGGCGAGAGCGACCCAAACCCCAACCGCTCTGTGAAGAGCGCCGCTCTCGACGTCGAGGAACTCGCGGACGCACTGGGGTTGGGCCCCAAGTTCTACGTGATCGGCATCTCCCTTGGCTGCCATGCCGTTTGGGGCGCCCTCAAGTACATCCCCGACAG GATCGCTGGGGCGGCGATGATGGCGCCGGTGGTGAACTACTGGTGGCCGGGGTTCCCCGCCGACCTGACCGCCGAGGTGTACGCCAAGCAGGAGGTGGGCGACCAGTGGGCGCTGCGCGTGTCACATCACGCCCCCGGCATCCTCCACTGGTGGATGGAGCAGAGCTGGCTCCCCACCTCCACCGTCGTCGCCAACACCACCCACCTGCCCAACGAGCGCGACGCCGAGATCCGCCGCACCCTCACCGCGGACGGCACGCTCCAGAAG AAGAGGGAGCTGGCGACGCAGCAAGGCATCCACGAGTCGTACTACCGCGACATGATGGTCATGTTCGGGAAGTGGGAGTTCGACCCCATGAGCCTCCCGAAGCCGCCGTGCCCCGTGCATCTGTGGCAGGGCGACGAGGACGGGCTGGTGCCGGTGGTGTTGCAGAGATACCTCGTCAGCCGGCTCAGCTGGGTCAACTACCATGAGCTCCCCCGCACCGGGCACTTCCTGTCGTCGGTGCCCGGGCTGGGGGACACCGTTCTTAGGACCCTTTTCGGTTGA